A genomic region of Taeniopygia guttata chromosome 28, bTaeGut7.mat, whole genome shotgun sequence contains the following coding sequences:
- the MRPL34 gene encoding large ribosomal subunit protein bL34m yields MGSGVVGERDNMAALRPVSRSFSLLRGFPFPPLPNALEPLTGSSSAAVLRRLPVLPWGFQQSRGKSRGNEYQPNNWKRKKTHGWIKRIRTAGGIAVILRRMLKGRKSLSH; encoded by the exons ATGGGAAGCGGCGTTGTTGGTGAACGGGACAACATGGCGGCGCTGCGCCCGGTGAGCCGCAG CTTCTCCCTGCTGCGTGGTTTTCCCTTCCCGCCGCTGCCGAACGCTCTGGAGCCGCTTACCGGGAGCTCCAGCGCCGCCGTTCTCCGCCGCCTCCCGGTGCTGCCATGGGGTTTCCAACAAAGCCGGGGGAAATCCCGGGGGAACGAGTACCAGCCCAACaactggaagagaaagaagactCACGGCTGGATCAAACGGATCAGAACTGCGGGCGGGATCGCCGTGATCCTGCGGCGGATGCTGAAGGGGAGGAAATCCCTGAGCCACTGA
- the BABAM1 gene encoding BRISC and BRCA1-A complex member 1, whose translation MDTSEPSSAAEDEEEKAPEVRPRTRSNPEGAEDRAPSGPGGAGGQREPVGNRGDAVGNLREPVGNRGEAVGNQREPVGNRGDAVGNQREPVGNRGDAVGNRGEAVGNQREAVGSRSEGEGEAASAGHSPPGPAQPGTAWHGPGEVTVRTPRVNCPEKLIICLDLAEEMALPKLESFNGTRSNALTVAQKMIEMFVRTKHKIDKSHEFALVVVNNDSTWLSGFTSDPREVCSCLYDLDTVVCQSFNLDGLFNLIQQKVELPVTESVPTIPPPFVLRTILVLGRCQPPFGGAEQAKKLLQCPYFFFDVVYIHNGLDEKEDESSWKDMFGFLGSLDTKGTSYKFEVALAGPALELHNCMAKLLAHPLQRPCQSHARYGLLDGDSGDGEATP comes from the exons ATGGACACGTCGGAGCCGAGCAGCGCGGccgaggatgaggaggagaaggctccagaaGTTCGGCCTCGCACCCGCTCCAACCCCGAGGGCGCCGAGGACCGAGCCCCGAGCGGcccgggcggcgcgggcggccAGAGAGAGCCCGTGGGCAACCGGGGAGATGCCGTGGGCAACCTCAGGGAGCCCGTGGGCAACCGTGGGGAGGCCGTGGGCAACCAGAGAGAGCCCGTGGGCAACCGAGGAGATGCCGTGGGCAACCAGCGAGAGCCCGTGGGCAACCGGGGAGATGCCGTGGGCAACCGTGGGGAGGCCGTGGGCAACCAGCGAGAGGCCGTGGGCAGCCGCAGCGAGGGCGAGGGCGAGGCGGCCAGCGCTGGCCACagccccccgggcccggcccagcctggcacggcctggcacggcccgggcgAGGTAACCGTGAGAACACCCCGGGTGAACTGCCCCGAGAAACTG ATCATCTGCCTGGACCTGGCCGAGGAGATGGCGCTGCCCAAACTGGAGTCCTTCAACGG GACCCGCAGCAACGCGCTGACGGTGGCACAGAAGATGATCGAGATGTTCGTCAGGACCAAACACAAAATCGACAAAAGCCACGAGTTCGCCCTGGTGGTGGTGAACAACGACAGCACctgg CTCTCGGGGTTCACGTCAGACCCGCGCGAGGTTTGCAGCTGCCTCTACGACCTGGACACCGTCGTGTGCCAGTCCTTCA ATCTGGACGGGCTCTTCAACCTCAT CCAGCAGAAGGTGGAGCTGCCGGTGACCGAGAGCGTCCCGACCATCCCCCCGCCCTTCGTGCTCAGAACCATCCTGGTGCTGGGGCGCTGCCAGCCCCCCTTCGGCGGGGCTGAGCAGGCCAAg aagctgctgcagtgccCTTATTTCTTCTTTGACGTGGTTTACATCCACAACGGGCTGGACGAGAAGGAGGACGAGAGCAGCTGGAAG GACATGTTCGGGTTTCTGGGCAGCCTGGACACCAAAGGCACCAGTTACAAGTTCGAGGTGGCGCTGGCGGGGCCGGCGCTGGAGCTGCACAACTGCATGGCCAAGCTGCTGGCGCATCCCCTGCAGCGGCCCTGCCAGAGCCACGCGCGCTACGGGCTGCTGgacggggacagcggggacggCGAGGCCACCCCCTGa
- the DDA1 gene encoding DET1- and DDB1-associated protein 1 gives MADFLKGLPVYNKSNFSRFHADSVCKASNRRPSVYLPTREFPSEQIIVTEKTNILLRYLHQQWDKKNAAKKREQEQGELEGENSAPPRKIARTGSQDMTEDT, from the exons ATG GCAGATTTCTTGAAGGGGCTCCCGGTGTACAACAAGAGCAACTTCAGCAGGTTCCATGCGGATTCCGTCTGCAAGGCTTCC AACCGCCGGCCCTCGGTGTACCTGCCCACCAGAGAATTCCCCTCGGAGCAGA TAATCGTGACAGAGAAGACGAACATCCTTCTGCGCTACCTCCACCAGCAGTGGGACAAAAAG AATGCGGCCAAGAAgcgggagcaggagcagggggagctggagggggagaactcggccccgccgcggaaaaTCGCCCGGACCGGCAGCCAGGACATGACCGAGGACACTTAA
- the USHBP1 gene encoding harmonin-binding protein USHBP1 isoform X2, with amino-acid sequence MGTPGLDWDLLGARVWSQDILDPQMEPGPAGSTSLELGRAGSPESLGQDDPGMEEERPVGATRSAPGAERDAATGTATGTATAARAPRGEEEDEEEEEEEEEEEEEEEEEEEEEEDEEEEEEEDEDEDVASDTEDIPLLAGAAPPQQRPASEDEDGWEATATVPTVATASGPDARSPDLFERLQHAVSSLERAAFSRHRQPPAWPPPAPAWHRALQSLEELSRSPGWARPGRAAGPGLPAEAAEAAARNASLRAALEQRDRELGRATAALRALRGERERLQGKVRDLREALARLEELEASGSDTPGVGDTSGVGDTPGTGDSPGSGDTPGPSSSPGHRPSTGPSQEQEERLQQLQGLLARLQEANRELAAALGECKGEAERLSMELGRSESRCSGLRMALRCSERCGEAYAALLDRVRAKVAPEGGTRGGTAAEPSPGRAPGPGPATPEPGPSPATPEPGPGPATPEPAEPDSREDPADSPGARSSRGMEEGALRELIRRLRAEQAAVEGSLLDAPEPSEPPRERDPRGRAERALREARALLPGWRRPEKEELLQELAVLKEALAELRTRLQLAQKEKRALELLLAGHGPRQAALRLLLQHRQRERRRDRDRERDGASDSSGSSSSSNSGSSSEQDARMGRGAAMAPQSPPDPERTREELLRIRARAERLRGRARELLRALERGSAASRARQQRSAAATAGLLQAHRSLALALRGARRRQAEQLRRLRARAAALRGQHGRTERALARSLRDLQRGGETCI; translated from the exons ATGGGAACCCCGGGGTTGGACTGGGACCTGCTGGGAGCCCGGGTGTGGAGCCAGGACATCCTGGACCCCCAGATGGAACCGGGACCTGCTGGGAGCACCAGTTTGGAACTGGGACGTGCTGGGAGCCCTGAGAGCCTCGGGCAGGACGATCCCGGAATGGAGGAG GAAAGGCCGGTAGGTGCCACCCGCTCTGCCCCCGGGGCTGAACGGGACGCGGCCACCGGCACCGCCACCGGCACGGCCACCGCGGCCCGGGCCCCgcgcggggaggaggaggacgaggaggaggaggaggaggaggaggaggaggaggaggaggaggaggaggaggaggaggaagaggaggacgaggaggaggaagaagaggaggacGAGGACGAGGACGTGGCCAGCGACACCGAGGACATCCCGCTGCTGGCAGGGGCGGCCCCGCCACAGCAGCGCCCCGCCAG CGAGGATGAGGACGGCTGGGAGGCCACcgccactgtccccactgtcgCCACTGCCAGCGGCCCGGACG CGCGCAGCCCGGACCTCTTCGAGCGGCTGCAGCACGCCGTGAGCTCCCTGGAGCGCGCCGCCTTCTCCCGCCACCGGCAGCCACCGGCGtggccgccgcccgccccggcgTGGCACCGAGCGCTGCAG agcctggaggagctgagccggagcccgggctgggcgcgcccggggcgggcggcggggccggggctcccggcggaggcggcggaggcggcggcgagGAACGCGAGCCTGCGGGCAGCCCTGGAGCAACGGGACCGGGAGCTGGGCCGGGCCAcggcggcgctgcgggcgctgcggggCGAGCGGGAGCGCCTGCAGGGCAAG GTGCGGGACCTGCGGGAGgctctggccaggctggaggagctggaggcgTCTGGGAGCGACACCCCCGGGGTCGGTGACACCTCCGGGGTCGGTGACACCCCCGGGACCGGTGACAGCCCCGGGAGCGGTGACACCCCCGGGCccagcagctccccggggcACCGG CCCTCGACGGgccccagccaggagcaggaggagcggctgcagcagctgcaggg GCTGCTGGCGCGGCTGCAGGAGGCGAACCGGGAGCtggcggcggcgctgggcgAGTGCAAGGGCGAGGCGGAGCGGCTGAGCATGGAGCTGGGCCGGAGCGAGTCCCGCTGCAGCGGGCTGCGGATGGCGCTGCGCTGCAG CGAGCGCTGCGGGGAGGCCTACGCTGCCCTCCTGGACCGGGTGCGGGCAAAGGTGGCACCGGAGGGTGGCACCCGTGGGG GAACCGCAGCGGAACCGAGCCCGGGCCGCGCACCGGGACCCGGCCCCGCCACACCGGAACCGGGACCCAGCCCCGCCACACCGGAACCGGGACCCGGCCCCGCCACACCGGAGCCCGCGGAGCCGGACAGCCGTGAGGACCCCGCGGACAGCCCCGGGGCTCGCAG CTCCCgggggatggaggagggagCGCTGCGGGAGCTCATCCGGCGGCTCCGCGCCGAGCAGGCGGCGGTGGAGGGGTCCCTGCTGGACGCCCCCGAGCCCTCGGAGCCCCCCCGGGAGCGGGACCCCCGAggccgggcggagcgggcgCTGCGGGAAGCGCGGGCGCTGCTGCCCGGCTGGAGGCGGCCCGagaaggaggagctgctgcaggagctggccgTGCTCAAG GAGGCGCTGGCGGAGCTGCGGACGCGGCTGCAGTTGGCCCAGAAGGAGAAGcgagccctggagctgctcctggccgGGCACGGACCCCGCCAGGCCGCGCTGcgcctcctgctgcagcaccggCAGCGGGAACGGcggcgggaccgggaccgggagcggGACGGAGCCTCCGACAGCtccggcagcagctccagcagcaacTCCGGCAGCAGCTCCGAGCAG GACGCGCGGATGGGCCGGGGCGCGGCGATGGCTCCGCAGAGCCCCCCGGACCCCGAGAGAaccagggaggagctgctccGGATCCGGGCCAG GGCGGAgcggctgcggggccgggcccgggagCTGCTGCGGGCCCTGGAGCGGGGCAGCGCCGCCAGCCGCGCCCGGCAGCAGCGGagcgccgccgccaccgccgggcTCCTGCAGGCACACCG CTCGCTGGCCCTGGCGCTGCGCGGGGCGCGGCGGAGACAGGCGGAGCAGCTGCGGCGGCTgcgggcgcgggcggcggcgctgcggggccAGCACGGCCGCACGGAGCGAGCCCTGGCCCGGAGCCTGCGGGACCTGCAGCGCGGCGGCGAGACCTGCATCTAG
- the ABHD8 gene encoding protein ABHD8 has translation MLTSLTDGFLCCLLGKTPNAVGPLDSVESCDGFTFLEVKPGRVLRIRHGVPERRDPPASPGPAGSPERPALRCQRRITLYRNGQLLIENLPEATGPGSPRRPRPEPDGEPGAPEATKDGTATKDGTTTKDGTATKDGMATTATAAKRRKRKPKRVVTVDCKKRITSCKGTHSDVVLFFIHGVGGSLDIWKEQLEFFSKLGYEVVAPDLAGHGGSSAPPVAAAYTFYALAEDMRVVFKRYAKKRNILIGHSYGVSFCTFLAHEYPELVHKVIMINGGGPTALEPSLCSIFNLPPCVLHCLSPCLAWSFLKAGFARQGAKEKQLLKEGNAFNVSSFVLRATMSGQYWPEGDELYHAELAVPVLLVHGMHDKFVPIEEDQRMAEILLIAFLKVIDEGSHMVMLECPDTVNTLLHEFVLWEPDTPAARGDTK, from the exons ATGCTGACCAGCCTGACCGACGGcttcctctgctgcctgctgggcaAGACGCCCAACGCCGTGGGGCCGCTGGACAGCGTTGAGTCCTGCGACGGCTTCACCTTCCTGGAGGTGAAACCCGGCCGCGTGCTGCGCATCCGCCACGGCGTTCCCGAGCGCCGCGACCCGCCGGCATCCCCGGGGCCCGCCGGATCGCCGGAGCGGCCGGCGCTGCGCTGCCAGCGCCGCATCACGCTCTACCGCAACGGGCAGCTGCTGATCGAGAACCTGCCCGAGGCCACCGGCCCCGGGAGCCCGCGGCGACCGCGGCCCGAGCCCGACGGCGAGCCGGGAGCGCCGGAGGCCACCAAGGATGGCACGGCCACCAAGGATGGCACAACCACCAAGGATGGCACAGCCACCAAGGACGGCATGGCCACCACGGCCACCGCGGCCAAGCGCCGCAAGCGCAAGCCCAAGAGGGTGGTGACGGTGGACTGCAAGAAGCGCATCACCAGCTGCAAGGGCACGCACAGCGACGTGGTGCTCTTCTTCATCCATGGCGTCGGCGGCTCCTTGGACATCtggaaggagcagctggaattCTTCTCCAAGCTGGGCTACGAGGTGGTGGCGCCGGATTTGGCGGGGCACGGCGGCAGCTCGGCGCCGCCCGTGGCCGCCGCTTACACCTTCTACGCGCTGGCCGAGGACATGAGGGTCGTGTTCAAGCGCTACGCCAAGAAAAGGAACATCCTCATCGGGCACTCCTACgg GGTGTCCTTCTGCACCTTCCTGGCGCACGAGTACCCGGAGCTGGTGCACAAGGTGATCATGATCAACGGGGGCGGCCCCACGGCGCTGGAGCCCAGCCTGTGCTCCATCTTCAACCTGCCCCCGTGCGTGCTGCACTGCCTGTCCCCCTGCCTGGCCTGGAGCTTCCTCAA GGCCGGCTTTGCCCGGCAAGGTGCCaaggagaagcagctgctgaaggaggGCAACGCCTTCAACGTCTCGTCCTTCGTGCTGCGCGCCACCATGAGCGGCCAGTACTGGCCCGAGGGCGACGAGCTGTACCACGCCGAGCTGGCCGTGCCCGTGCTGCTGGTGCACGGCATGCACGACAAGTTCGTGCCCATCGAGGAGGACCAGAGGATGGCCGAG ATCCTGCTGATCGCCTTCCTGAAGGTGATCGACGAGGGCAGCCACATGGTGATGCTGGAGTGCCCGGACACGGTGAACACGCTGCTGCACGAGTTCGTGCTTTGGGAGCCCGACACGCCCGCGGCCCGCGGCGACACCAAATGA
- the USHBP1 gene encoding harmonin-binding protein USHBP1 isoform X1: MGTPGLDWDLLGARVWSQDILDPQMEPGPAGSTSLELGRAGSPESLGQDDPGMEEERPVGATRSAPGAERDAATGTATGTATAARAPRGEEEDEEEEEEEEEEEEEEEEEEEEEEDEEEEEEEDEDEDVASDTEDIPLLAGAAPPQQRPASEDEDGWEATATVPTVATASGPDARSPDLFERLQHAVSSLERAAFSRHRQPPAWPPPAPAWHRALQSLEELSRSPGWARPGRAAGPGLPAEAAEAAARNASLRAALEQRDRELGRATAALRALRGERERLQGKVRDLREALARLEELEASGSDTPGVGDTSGVGDTPGTGDSPGSGDTPGPSSSPGHRPSTGPSQEQEERLQQLQGLLARLQEANRELAAALGECKGEAERLSMELGRSESRCSGLRMALRCSERCGEAYAALLDRVRAKVAPEGGTRGGTAAEPSPGRAPGPGPATPEPGPSPATPEPGPGPATPEPAEPDSREDPADSPGARSSRGMEEGALRELIRRLRAEQAAVEGSLLDAPEPSEPPRERDPRGRAERALREARALLPGWRRPEKEELLQELAVLKEALAELRTRLQLAQKEKRALELLLAGHGPRQAALRLLLQHRQRERRRDRDRERDGASDSSGSSSSSNSGSSSEQDARMGRGAAMAPQSPPDPERTREELLRIRARAERLRGRARELLRALERGSAASRARQQRSAAATAGLLQAHRWARGAGRRPAGSPGCPLGVVWVSWVSPGSPGCPGSPGPLSPLVLSGSPHAPGSPSSLIPKIPKSRAPLDPSAPLTP; this comes from the exons ATGGGAACCCCGGGGTTGGACTGGGACCTGCTGGGAGCCCGGGTGTGGAGCCAGGACATCCTGGACCCCCAGATGGAACCGGGACCTGCTGGGAGCACCAGTTTGGAACTGGGACGTGCTGGGAGCCCTGAGAGCCTCGGGCAGGACGATCCCGGAATGGAGGAG GAAAGGCCGGTAGGTGCCACCCGCTCTGCCCCCGGGGCTGAACGGGACGCGGCCACCGGCACCGCCACCGGCACGGCCACCGCGGCCCGGGCCCCgcgcggggaggaggaggacgaggaggaggaggaggaggaggaggaggaggaggaggaggaggaggaggaggaggaggaagaggaggacgaggaggaggaagaagaggaggacGAGGACGAGGACGTGGCCAGCGACACCGAGGACATCCCGCTGCTGGCAGGGGCGGCCCCGCCACAGCAGCGCCCCGCCAG CGAGGATGAGGACGGCTGGGAGGCCACcgccactgtccccactgtcgCCACTGCCAGCGGCCCGGACG CGCGCAGCCCGGACCTCTTCGAGCGGCTGCAGCACGCCGTGAGCTCCCTGGAGCGCGCCGCCTTCTCCCGCCACCGGCAGCCACCGGCGtggccgccgcccgccccggcgTGGCACCGAGCGCTGCAG agcctggaggagctgagccggagcccgggctgggcgcgcccggggcgggcggcggggccggggctcccggcggaggcggcggaggcggcggcgagGAACGCGAGCCTGCGGGCAGCCCTGGAGCAACGGGACCGGGAGCTGGGCCGGGCCAcggcggcgctgcgggcgctgcggggCGAGCGGGAGCGCCTGCAGGGCAAG GTGCGGGACCTGCGGGAGgctctggccaggctggaggagctggaggcgTCTGGGAGCGACACCCCCGGGGTCGGTGACACCTCCGGGGTCGGTGACACCCCCGGGACCGGTGACAGCCCCGGGAGCGGTGACACCCCCGGGCccagcagctccccggggcACCGG CCCTCGACGGgccccagccaggagcaggaggagcggctgcagcagctgcaggg GCTGCTGGCGCGGCTGCAGGAGGCGAACCGGGAGCtggcggcggcgctgggcgAGTGCAAGGGCGAGGCGGAGCGGCTGAGCATGGAGCTGGGCCGGAGCGAGTCCCGCTGCAGCGGGCTGCGGATGGCGCTGCGCTGCAG CGAGCGCTGCGGGGAGGCCTACGCTGCCCTCCTGGACCGGGTGCGGGCAAAGGTGGCACCGGAGGGTGGCACCCGTGGGG GAACCGCAGCGGAACCGAGCCCGGGCCGCGCACCGGGACCCGGCCCCGCCACACCGGAACCGGGACCCAGCCCCGCCACACCGGAACCGGGACCCGGCCCCGCCACACCGGAGCCCGCGGAGCCGGACAGCCGTGAGGACCCCGCGGACAGCCCCGGGGCTCGCAG CTCCCgggggatggaggagggagCGCTGCGGGAGCTCATCCGGCGGCTCCGCGCCGAGCAGGCGGCGGTGGAGGGGTCCCTGCTGGACGCCCCCGAGCCCTCGGAGCCCCCCCGGGAGCGGGACCCCCGAggccgggcggagcgggcgCTGCGGGAAGCGCGGGCGCTGCTGCCCGGCTGGAGGCGGCCCGagaaggaggagctgctgcaggagctggccgTGCTCAAG GAGGCGCTGGCGGAGCTGCGGACGCGGCTGCAGTTGGCCCAGAAGGAGAAGcgagccctggagctgctcctggccgGGCACGGACCCCGCCAGGCCGCGCTGcgcctcctgctgcagcaccggCAGCGGGAACGGcggcgggaccgggaccgggagcggGACGGAGCCTCCGACAGCtccggcagcagctccagcagcaacTCCGGCAGCAGCTCCGAGCAG GACGCGCGGATGGGCCGGGGCGCGGCGATGGCTCCGCAGAGCCCCCCGGACCCCGAGAGAaccagggaggagctgctccGGATCCGGGCCAG GGCGGAgcggctgcggggccgggcccgggagCTGCTGCGGGCCCTGGAGCGGGGCAGCGCCGCCAGCCGCGCCCGGCAGCAGCGGagcgccgccgccaccgccgggcTCCTGCAGGCACACCGGTGGGCacggggcgcggggcggcgtCCCGCGgggtcccctgggtgtcccctgggtgtcgTCTGGGTGTCCTGGGTGTCCCCCGGgtcccctgggtgtcctggGAGTCCGGGGCCCCTCAGTCCCCTGGTTCTCTCTGGTTCCCCTCATGCCCCTGGCTCCCCCAGTTCCCtgattcccaaaatccccaaatcccgggCTCCCCTGGatccctcagctcctctgaCCCCTTAA
- the USHBP1 gene encoding harmonin-binding protein USHBP1 isoform X3, with amino-acid sequence MEPGPAGSTSLELGRAGSPESLGQDDPGMEEERPVGATRSAPGAERDAATGTATGTATAARAPRGEEEDEEEEEEEEEEEEEEEEEEEEEEDEEEEEEEDEDEDVASDTEDIPLLAGAAPPQQRPASEDEDGWEATATVPTVATASGPDARSPDLFERLQHAVSSLERAAFSRHRQPPAWPPPAPAWHRALQSLEELSRSPGWARPGRAAGPGLPAEAAEAAARNASLRAALEQRDRELGRATAALRALRGERERLQGKVRDLREALARLEELEASGSDTPGVGDTSGVGDTPGTGDSPGSGDTPGPSSSPGHRPSTGPSQEQEERLQQLQGLLARLQEANRELAAALGECKGEAERLSMELGRSESRCSGLRMALRCSERCGEAYAALLDRVRAKVAPEGGTRGGTAAEPSPGRAPGPGPATPEPGPSPATPEPGPGPATPEPAEPDSREDPADSPGARSSRGMEEGALRELIRRLRAEQAAVEGSLLDAPEPSEPPRERDPRGRAERALREARALLPGWRRPEKEELLQELAVLKEALAELRTRLQLAQKEKRALELLLAGHGPRQAALRLLLQHRQRERRRDRDRERDGASDSSGSSSSSNSGSSSEQDARMGRGAAMAPQSPPDPERTREELLRIRARAERLRGRARELLRALERGSAASRARQQRSAAATAGLLQAHRWARGAGRRPAGSPGCPLGVVWVSWVSPGSPGCPGSPGPLSPLVLSGSPHAPGSPSSLIPKIPKSRAPLDPSAPLTP; translated from the exons ATGGAACCGGGACCTGCTGGGAGCACCAGTTTGGAACTGGGACGTGCTGGGAGCCCTGAGAGCCTCGGGCAGGACGATCCCGGAATGGAGGAG GAAAGGCCGGTAGGTGCCACCCGCTCTGCCCCCGGGGCTGAACGGGACGCGGCCACCGGCACCGCCACCGGCACGGCCACCGCGGCCCGGGCCCCgcgcggggaggaggaggacgaggaggaggaggaggaggaggaggaggaggaggaggaggaggaggaggaggaggaggaagaggaggacgaggaggaggaagaagaggaggacGAGGACGAGGACGTGGCCAGCGACACCGAGGACATCCCGCTGCTGGCAGGGGCGGCCCCGCCACAGCAGCGCCCCGCCAG CGAGGATGAGGACGGCTGGGAGGCCACcgccactgtccccactgtcgCCACTGCCAGCGGCCCGGACG CGCGCAGCCCGGACCTCTTCGAGCGGCTGCAGCACGCCGTGAGCTCCCTGGAGCGCGCCGCCTTCTCCCGCCACCGGCAGCCACCGGCGtggccgccgcccgccccggcgTGGCACCGAGCGCTGCAG agcctggaggagctgagccggagcccgggctgggcgcgcccggggcgggcggcggggccggggctcccggcggaggcggcggaggcggcggcgagGAACGCGAGCCTGCGGGCAGCCCTGGAGCAACGGGACCGGGAGCTGGGCCGGGCCAcggcggcgctgcgggcgctgcggggCGAGCGGGAGCGCCTGCAGGGCAAG GTGCGGGACCTGCGGGAGgctctggccaggctggaggagctggaggcgTCTGGGAGCGACACCCCCGGGGTCGGTGACACCTCCGGGGTCGGTGACACCCCCGGGACCGGTGACAGCCCCGGGAGCGGTGACACCCCCGGGCccagcagctccccggggcACCGG CCCTCGACGGgccccagccaggagcaggaggagcggctgcagcagctgcaggg GCTGCTGGCGCGGCTGCAGGAGGCGAACCGGGAGCtggcggcggcgctgggcgAGTGCAAGGGCGAGGCGGAGCGGCTGAGCATGGAGCTGGGCCGGAGCGAGTCCCGCTGCAGCGGGCTGCGGATGGCGCTGCGCTGCAG CGAGCGCTGCGGGGAGGCCTACGCTGCCCTCCTGGACCGGGTGCGGGCAAAGGTGGCACCGGAGGGTGGCACCCGTGGGG GAACCGCAGCGGAACCGAGCCCGGGCCGCGCACCGGGACCCGGCCCCGCCACACCGGAACCGGGACCCAGCCCCGCCACACCGGAACCGGGACCCGGCCCCGCCACACCGGAGCCCGCGGAGCCGGACAGCCGTGAGGACCCCGCGGACAGCCCCGGGGCTCGCAG CTCCCgggggatggaggagggagCGCTGCGGGAGCTCATCCGGCGGCTCCGCGCCGAGCAGGCGGCGGTGGAGGGGTCCCTGCTGGACGCCCCCGAGCCCTCGGAGCCCCCCCGGGAGCGGGACCCCCGAggccgggcggagcgggcgCTGCGGGAAGCGCGGGCGCTGCTGCCCGGCTGGAGGCGGCCCGagaaggaggagctgctgcaggagctggccgTGCTCAAG GAGGCGCTGGCGGAGCTGCGGACGCGGCTGCAGTTGGCCCAGAAGGAGAAGcgagccctggagctgctcctggccgGGCACGGACCCCGCCAGGCCGCGCTGcgcctcctgctgcagcaccggCAGCGGGAACGGcggcgggaccgggaccgggagcggGACGGAGCCTCCGACAGCtccggcagcagctccagcagcaacTCCGGCAGCAGCTCCGAGCAG GACGCGCGGATGGGCCGGGGCGCGGCGATGGCTCCGCAGAGCCCCCCGGACCCCGAGAGAaccagggaggagctgctccGGATCCGGGCCAG GGCGGAgcggctgcggggccgggcccgggagCTGCTGCGGGCCCTGGAGCGGGGCAGCGCCGCCAGCCGCGCCCGGCAGCAGCGGagcgccgccgccaccgccgggcTCCTGCAGGCACACCGGTGGGCacggggcgcggggcggcgtCCCGCGgggtcccctgggtgtcccctgggtgtcgTCTGGGTGTCCTGGGTGTCCCCCGGgtcccctgggtgtcctggGAGTCCGGGGCCCCTCAGTCCCCTGGTTCTCTCTGGTTCCCCTCATGCCCCTGGCTCCCCCAGTTCCCtgattcccaaaatccccaaatcccgggCTCCCCTGGatccctcagctcctctgaCCCCTTAA